In Terriglobales bacterium, a single genomic region encodes these proteins:
- a CDS encoding dehydrogenase E1 component subunit alpha/beta, translating to MATIKAEPKPTKAALEDQGKKADKTYQGLTRKQLIEIYRLMFLSRRLDDREILLKRQQKIYFQISGAGHEAVGVAAGLALKPAYDWFFPYYRDRALCLALGMAPLDMLLQAVGAADDPQSGGRQMPSHWSNKELHIVTQSSPTGMQVLHAVGAAEAGKYFNCHPEAAKKGAGDYRQFKDVVFHNDELVYVSLGEGATSEGEFWESINTISNRKLPVLMVVEDNEYAISVPVEAQTPGGNISRLVANFPNFHFAEVDGTDPIVAYAAMREAVEYIRSGKGPAFVHAHVVRPYSHSLSDDERLYRPEAERQQETRLDPISRFQLFLLREGILDEEGINRIEKSVNEELQEATDRALAAAPASPDSVTRFIYSPDLDPKSQAFETQPAFANLKAAAQPTIAAASAQKTMADLINAALRDEMKRDERIVIFGEDVADCSREQYLQQKLIKGKGGVFKLTAGLQGQYGSDRVFNSPLAEANIVGRAIGMAIRGLKPVAEIQFFDYIWPAMMQLRNEMPLIRWRSNNGFSCPLVLRVAIGGYLTGGAIYHSQCGESVFTHIPGLRVVFPSNALDANGLLRTAIRSDDPVLFLEHKRLYRETFGRAPYPGPDYMVPFGKAKVVQAGTDVTVITYGAVVPRALQAAQKLQREKGVSVELIDLRTLNPYDWEAIANSVRKTNRVVVAYEDTLSWGYGAEIAARIADELFENLDAPVRRVAAMDSFVAYQPLMEDVILPQVEDLYKAMADLAAF from the coding sequence ATGGCCACCATTAAGGCAGAGCCTAAACCGACCAAGGCCGCCCTCGAGGACCAGGGCAAGAAGGCGGACAAGACCTACCAGGGACTCACCCGCAAGCAACTGATCGAGATCTATCGGCTGATGTTTCTCTCCCGCCGACTCGACGACCGGGAAATCCTGCTTAAGCGCCAGCAGAAGATCTATTTCCAAATTTCAGGCGCCGGACACGAGGCCGTGGGTGTTGCGGCCGGCCTGGCCCTGAAGCCTGCCTACGATTGGTTCTTTCCCTATTACCGTGATCGGGCGCTTTGCCTCGCTTTGGGGATGGCTCCGCTCGACATGCTGCTGCAGGCGGTGGGCGCCGCAGACGATCCGCAATCGGGCGGCCGTCAGATGCCTTCGCACTGGAGCAATAAGGAACTGCACATTGTTACCCAGTCCTCGCCCACGGGAATGCAGGTGCTGCACGCGGTGGGCGCTGCGGAGGCGGGAAAGTACTTCAACTGTCACCCCGAAGCGGCAAAGAAGGGTGCCGGCGACTATCGGCAGTTCAAAGATGTTGTATTCCATAACGACGAATTGGTCTATGTTTCCTTAGGCGAAGGCGCCACCAGCGAAGGCGAGTTCTGGGAATCCATCAACACGATTTCCAACCGCAAGCTTCCGGTGTTGATGGTGGTGGAAGATAACGAGTATGCCATCTCCGTCCCCGTGGAAGCCCAGACTCCGGGCGGCAATATTTCCCGCCTGGTAGCCAACTTTCCCAACTTTCACTTCGCCGAAGTAGACGGAACCGACCCGATCGTCGCCTATGCCGCCATGCGCGAGGCTGTGGAGTACATCCGCTCCGGCAAGGGCCCCGCTTTTGTGCACGCCCACGTGGTGCGGCCGTATTCGCATTCGCTCTCGGATGACGAACGTCTTTACCGGCCAGAGGCTGAGCGCCAGCAAGAGACACGACTCGATCCGATCTCGCGGTTCCAGTTGTTCCTGCTGCGCGAAGGAATACTGGACGAAGAAGGTATCAATCGTATCGAGAAAAGCGTCAATGAAGAGTTGCAGGAGGCCACTGATCGCGCCCTCGCCGCGGCGCCGGCCTCGCCGGATTCGGTGACGCGGTTTATCTATTCGCCTGACCTCGATCCAAAATCACAGGCTTTTGAAACCCAGCCCGCCTTTGCCAATCTAAAAGCGGCCGCACAGCCAACTATCGCTGCGGCCTCGGCGCAGAAGACGATGGCGGACTTGATCAATGCCGCCTTGCGCGATGAGATGAAGCGCGACGAGCGCATTGTGATTTTTGGCGAAGATGTGGCTGATTGCAGCCGCGAGCAGTACTTGCAACAGAAGCTCATCAAGGGCAAAGGCGGCGTTTTCAAGCTGACCGCCGGATTGCAGGGACAGTACGGCTCTGATCGCGTCTTCAATTCACCGCTGGCGGAGGCGAACATTGTCGGCCGGGCGATTGGAATGGCCATACGCGGGCTGAAGCCGGTGGCCGAAATCCAGTTCTTCGATTACATCTGGCCGGCGATGATGCAGTTGCGCAACGAGATGCCACTGATCCGCTGGCGCTCCAATAACGGCTTCTCCTGCCCCTTGGTTTTGCGCGTGGCGATCGGCGGCTATCTGACCGGCGGCGCGATTTATCACTCGCAGTGCGGCGAGAGCGTCTTCACCCATATTCCCGGGTTGCGGGTAGTGTTTCCCTCGAATGCGCTTGACGCCAACGGGCTGCTGCGCACCGCAATTCGCAGCGACGATCCAGTTTTGTTTCTGGAACACAAACGCCTGTATCGTGAGACCTTTGGCCGCGCGCCGTATCCCGGCCCGGATTACATGGTTCCATTCGGAAAGGCGAAAGTGGTGCAGGCCGGGACCGATGTCACCGTCATTACCTATGGCGCGGTGGTACCGCGAGCGCTACAGGCTGCCCAAAAGTTGCAGCGCGAAAAAGGCGTCAGCGTTGAATTGATTGACCTGCGCACCCTCAATCCCTACGACTGGGAAGCGATCGCCAACTCAGTTCGCAAGACCAATCGGGTTGTGGTGGCCTATGAGGACACTTTGAGCTGGGGATACGGGGCCGAGATCGCGGCCCGCATTGCCGACGAACTGTTCGAAAATCTTGATGCTCCAGTGCGGCGCGTAGCTGCCATGGATTCTTTCGTCGCCTATCAGCCTTTGATGGAAGACGTGATCCTGCCGCAGGTAGAAGACCTCTACAAAGCCATGGCCGATCTGGCCGCGTTCTAA
- a CDS encoding HAD-IA family hydrolase yields MDHKSRKIDPGRIRLLIFDLDGTLIDSRLDLVHSVNAMLRHFRRPELPADVIATYVGDGAPVLVRRALGDPGDESFVAQALEYFLGYYRVHKLDHTHVYPGIPEALKGLRNGGSRGQERRMAVLSNKPVNPSRQIVEALGLAPFFTHVYGGNSFSTKKPDPLGAKTLMDEAGVRPEETMVIGDSSVDVLTGRNAGAWTCGVTYGFAPHTLEDAPPDVLVHSPGELGKVLSIGENL; encoded by the coding sequence ATGGACCACAAGAGCCGCAAAATCGACCCGGGAAGGATTCGACTGCTCATTTTTGACCTGGATGGCACCCTGATCGACTCACGCCTGGACCTGGTCCATTCGGTAAACGCGATGTTGAGGCATTTCCGGCGGCCCGAGCTACCTGCCGATGTAATTGCGACGTACGTGGGGGATGGGGCGCCGGTGCTGGTGCGGCGCGCGCTCGGCGACCCCGGCGATGAAAGCTTTGTCGCCCAGGCGCTGGAGTATTTCCTGGGCTACTATCGAGTGCACAAGCTCGACCACACCCATGTTTATCCCGGTATTCCGGAGGCGCTGAAGGGGCTGCGCAACGGGGGGAGCCGGGGCCAGGAACGGCGCATGGCTGTGCTCTCCAATAAGCCGGTTAATCCGTCGCGACAGATTGTGGAGGCGCTGGGATTGGCGCCGTTCTTCACCCACGTATATGGCGGAAACAGCTTTTCGACCAAGAAGCCTGACCCGCTAGGCGCAAAAACTTTAATGGATGAAGCTGGGGTACGCCCTGAAGAGACGATGGTCATTGGGGATTCGTCCGTTGACGTGCTTACTGGGCGGAATGCGGGAGCGTGGACTTGTGGGGTCACGTATGGCTTTGCGCCGCATACGCTTGAGGACGCTCCGCCGGATGTGCTCGTGCACTCGCCAGGGGAGTTGGGAAAAGTGCTTTCGATAGGCGAAAACCTTTAA
- the uvrB gene encoding excinuclease ABC subunit UvrB produces MNFKLVSDYKPRGDQGRAIEQLLRGVYDREQHQVLLGVTGSGKTYTMAKVIEQVNRPTLVLAHNKTLAAQLYHEFKSFFPHNAVEYFVSYYDYYQPEAYVPAADLYIEKEATINDELDKLRLSATKSLFERRDCLIVASVSCIYGLGSPEAYYGMLLFLEKGQKIKREDITRKLVEILYERTDGEFRRGTFRVRGDVIEVFPTYDDMAYRIELWGDEIESLSQIDPLFGTIKQKYVRLPIYPKTHYVMSQETRDSAVESILKELAWWEAELEKQGRVVEAQRVHQRTRFDLEMIKTVGYCHGIENYSRHFTGRLPGEPPPTLLDYVPRDYLMFIDESHQTIPQLHGMYHGDRSRKETLVEFGFRMPSALDNRPLTFEEFEHRVNQLIYVSATPGPYELTKAAGVVVEQIIRPTGLIDPEVEVRPVKGQIDDLLHEIRQRVERGERVLVTTLTKRMAEDLAEYYSEVGVRCRYMHSEIETLERVKILRDLRKGEFDVLIGINLLREGLDLPEVSLVAVLDADKEGFLRSSGSLIQTVGRCARNLNGRAILYADVMTDSMRRAMDETERRRAIQRAYNIEHNITPESIVRPLEMSLASIVEADYTDLTSEADGIPEFKSQDELDAYIAKLESDMREAAKRFEFEKAAKLRDTIRELRTKEFLFA; encoded by the coding sequence ATGAATTTTAAACTCGTCAGCGATTACAAACCTCGCGGTGACCAGGGGAGGGCCATCGAGCAACTACTCCGAGGTGTGTACGATCGCGAGCAGCACCAGGTGCTGCTGGGCGTCACCGGCTCCGGCAAGACCTACACCATGGCGAAGGTGATCGAGCAGGTGAACCGGCCAACGCTGGTGCTGGCCCACAACAAGACCCTGGCGGCGCAGCTCTATCACGAATTCAAGAGCTTCTTCCCGCACAACGCCGTGGAATATTTCGTTTCTTACTACGACTACTACCAGCCGGAAGCCTACGTTCCGGCAGCCGATCTCTACATCGAGAAAGAAGCTACGATTAACGATGAGTTGGACAAGCTGCGGCTGTCGGCGACCAAATCGCTGTTTGAGCGTCGCGATTGCCTGATCGTTGCCTCGGTGAGCTGCATTTACGGCTTGGGCTCGCCGGAAGCGTACTACGGCATGCTGCTCTTCCTGGAGAAGGGGCAAAAGATCAAGCGCGAGGACATCACGCGCAAGCTGGTTGAGATTCTCTACGAACGAACCGATGGCGAGTTCCGGCGCGGTACATTCCGGGTGCGTGGCGACGTAATTGAAGTTTTTCCCACTTATGACGACATGGCGTACCGGATCGAGCTCTGGGGAGATGAGATCGAATCACTCTCACAGATCGATCCTCTGTTTGGCACGATCAAGCAGAAATATGTGCGCCTGCCGATTTACCCAAAGACGCACTATGTGATGAGTCAGGAAACACGCGACTCCGCGGTAGAGTCGATCCTGAAGGAACTGGCGTGGTGGGAAGCGGAACTGGAGAAGCAAGGCCGCGTGGTTGAGGCCCAGCGCGTGCACCAGCGCACTCGTTTTGATCTGGAGATGATCAAAACCGTCGGGTACTGCCATGGTATCGAGAACTATTCGCGGCACTTTACGGGACGCCTGCCTGGAGAGCCGCCACCCACGCTGCTGGACTATGTGCCGCGTGATTATTTGATGTTCATTGACGAATCCCACCAGACGATTCCGCAGCTTCACGGCATGTATCACGGCGACCGCTCGCGCAAAGAGACGCTGGTGGAGTTTGGTTTCCGCATGCCGTCGGCGCTGGACAATCGGCCGCTGACGTTTGAGGAATTCGAGCACCGCGTGAACCAACTGATTTATGTCTCAGCAACACCCGGACCGTACGAGCTGACTAAAGCTGCGGGCGTGGTGGTTGAGCAGATCATCCGCCCAACCGGGCTGATCGATCCCGAGGTCGAGGTCAGGCCGGTGAAAGGTCAGATTGACGACCTGCTGCACGAGATTCGGCAGCGAGTGGAGCGCGGGGAACGCGTGCTGGTAACCACGCTGACAAAGCGGATGGCAGAGGACTTGGCGGAGTACTACAGCGAAGTAGGGGTGCGCTGCCGGTATATGCACTCTGAAATCGAGACGCTGGAGCGGGTAAAAATTCTTCGTGACCTGCGCAAGGGCGAGTTCGATGTGTTGATCGGGATCAACTTGCTGCGTGAAGGACTGGACCTGCCGGAAGTGTCATTGGTGGCTGTGCTGGACGCCGACAAGGAAGGCTTCCTGCGATCCAGCGGCTCACTCATCCAGACCGTCGGCCGCTGCGCACGGAACCTGAACGGCAGGGCGATCCTATACGCCGACGTAATGACCGATTCGATGCGCCGCGCAATGGATGAGACCGAGCGGCGGCGGGCCATCCAGCGCGCGTACAACATCGAACACAACATCACTCCGGAGTCGATTGTGCGGCCACTGGAGATGTCACTGGCCTCGATCGTCGAGGCGGACTACACCGATCTCACCAGCGAGGCGGATGGCATTCCCGAATTCAAATCCCAGGATGAACTGGACGCTTACATCGCCAAGCTGGAATCAGACATGCGCGAGGCCGCAAAGCGTTTTGAATTCGAGAAAGCGGCCAAGCTGCGCGACACCATCCGAGAACTCCGCACAAAGGAATTTTTGTTTGCGTGA
- a CDS encoding protein-glutamate O-methyltransferase CheR codes for MTSSAAAPALNHFGEIRQLLEQRAGILLDQHPEFLSQRISDYAASRGLGSLAELLALLRSSAMECDALQDQVLVTESRFFRHALAFETLEKVVIPELRMRKFWEVPRALRLWSAGCGTGEEAYSMAIALSECVDVGPGWQIQVIASDLSRHALHQAERGLYSRRSLDGIPLRLLQRYFVKVGEHFLVKPEVRNLVSFVPGNLGRTAAPGSFDCIFFVDVLHYLARAARPSALKRFDDALKPGGYILLAPGEALPNTSMEFHERKHGSYRFYQKPASRRDS; via the coding sequence TTGACCTCCAGCGCCGCCGCTCCCGCCCTTAACCATTTCGGGGAAATCCGTCAGTTGCTGGAACAGCGGGCCGGCATCCTGCTCGACCAACATCCTGAGTTTCTATCCCAGCGTATTTCAGACTATGCCGCATCACGAGGGCTGGGATCACTGGCTGAATTGCTGGCTCTCCTTCGTTCGTCTGCCATGGAGTGCGATGCCCTGCAAGATCAAGTGCTGGTCACTGAAAGCAGGTTCTTCCGTCACGCGCTGGCGTTTGAAACCCTCGAAAAGGTAGTAATTCCGGAATTACGCATGCGCAAATTCTGGGAGGTGCCCCGCGCTCTGAGGCTGTGGAGTGCCGGCTGCGGTACCGGAGAGGAAGCCTATTCGATGGCGATCGCACTCTCGGAGTGCGTCGACGTCGGGCCAGGATGGCAAATCCAGGTGATCGCCTCTGACCTGAGCCGTCATGCCCTCCACCAGGCGGAACGGGGCCTGTATTCACGACGCTCTTTGGATGGCATCCCGCTTCGACTTCTGCAACGGTATTTTGTGAAAGTGGGAGAACACTTTCTGGTCAAGCCGGAAGTTCGCAACCTGGTGAGCTTCGTTCCCGGCAACCTGGGCCGGACCGCCGCTCCCGGTTCGTTTGACTGCATCTTTTTCGTGGACGTGCTGCATTACCTGGCGCGTGCTGCTCGTCCTTCTGCATTGAAGCGCTTTGATGATGCGCTCAAACCGGGAGGGTACATACTGTTGGCTCCCGGTGAAGCCCTGCCCAATACCAGCATGGAATTCCACGAGCGCAAGCACGGATCCTATCGCTTTTATCAGAAGCCGGCGTCCAGACGGGACAGCTGA
- a CDS encoding histidine kinase dimerization/phospho-acceptor domain-containing protein, whose product MGDDIMLQQPTVLIVADDAEFARAVMARWQTERSVPAFVLVSSEIWNHGSSTAFDVAIVNSAKGKFPQETLQRAESLDKPVIYVCQDSSGLQAARDNFPKVLALRQHEGWPDALVLLGGEALRRAEAINRAKKAEESAALSHREATLGRYMLEMRHSLNNALTSVLGNSELLLLEPGALSAQLRDQVDTIRNMALRMHEIIQRFSSLESEMRCATQGQQQPRPNVKASRVAAP is encoded by the coding sequence ATGGGCGACGACATCATGTTGCAGCAACCAACCGTATTAATCGTCGCTGACGACGCCGAGTTTGCCCGCGCGGTAATGGCGCGATGGCAGACCGAACGCAGCGTTCCGGCTTTTGTGCTGGTAAGCAGTGAGATTTGGAACCACGGAAGCTCCACCGCATTTGACGTTGCTATTGTGAACTCCGCTAAGGGAAAGTTTCCGCAGGAAACACTACAAAGAGCCGAGAGCCTGGACAAGCCAGTAATTTACGTTTGCCAGGATTCCAGCGGCCTGCAGGCTGCGCGCGACAATTTTCCAAAAGTGCTCGCCTTACGGCAACATGAAGGCTGGCCTGATGCCCTGGTGCTTCTGGGCGGTGAAGCCCTGCGTCGCGCTGAAGCGATAAACCGGGCGAAAAAGGCAGAGGAATCCGCTGCGCTGAGCCATCGCGAGGCTACCTTGGGACGCTACATGCTGGAGATGCGCCACAGCCTGAACAACGCTCTGACCTCGGTGTTGGGCAATTCCGAACTATTGCTCCTGGAACCGGGCGCGCTCTCCGCACAATTGCGCGACCAGGTAGACACCATCCGCAACATGGCGCTGCGCATGCACGAGATCATCCAACGCTTTTCTTCCCTGGAAAGCGAAATGCGTTGCGCCACCCAAGGCCAACAGCAGCCTCGGCCGAATGTAAAAGCCTCTAGAGTCGCCGCACCTTAG
- a CDS encoding sigma-54 dependent transcriptional regulator has translation MTEDVRIRLLIVDDEQSIRKLCVKIGESLGFACFEAENAETALSRLETDFPDLILVDLRMAQMSGLEFLETVKKQSPRTEVAIITGYGSIDNAVQAMKLGAYDYITKPFRLEEMKLILQRMAQKVRLVLENRSLRERVSTAMGGIVGASKVIQDVLVLIDRLKDTRTPVLITGESGTGKELVARAIHFRGSLAKQPFVAVDCGSLVPTLIESELFGYEKGAFTGALRSKAGLFQSADGGTIFLDEIGELPQEMQAKLLRVLQEKEVRPVGSNQKIKVDVRIIAATNRDLEASYRAGTFRKDLYFRLNVVTVHLPCLRDRRADIPELVQWFLSRYAPTQPIKVTPAAMKALLQYDWPGNVRELENCVERAVALGDQQSIDFHDLPPAIRSLSVPEDGFPEVPPAVVSSTDLEDIERITIQRVFEQVNGDKTMAGQLLGISRATLYRKLKRYGIGMKTAAAAVGNGDSSGAAQSISEH, from the coding sequence ATGACTGAAGACGTTCGGATTCGCCTGCTGATCGTTGATGACGAGCAAAGCATTCGCAAGCTCTGCGTGAAGATCGGGGAATCGCTGGGATTCGCTTGCTTCGAAGCCGAAAATGCCGAGACAGCCCTGTCCCGCCTGGAGACGGATTTTCCTGATCTGATCCTGGTGGACCTGCGCATGGCACAAATGTCGGGTCTCGAATTCCTGGAGACCGTGAAGAAGCAGTCTCCGCGCACTGAGGTCGCGATCATCACTGGCTATGGGTCCATTGACAACGCCGTGCAGGCAATGAAGCTTGGCGCCTACGACTACATCACCAAGCCCTTTCGGCTGGAAGAGATGAAGCTCATCCTACAGCGCATGGCGCAAAAAGTGCGGCTGGTTCTGGAGAACCGCTCGTTGCGCGAGCGTGTAAGCACGGCCATGGGAGGAATCGTCGGCGCCTCCAAAGTAATCCAGGACGTGCTGGTGCTGATCGACAGACTTAAAGACACCCGCACCCCGGTATTAATTACTGGCGAAAGCGGCACCGGAAAAGAACTGGTTGCACGCGCGATTCACTTTCGAGGTTCTCTGGCCAAGCAGCCCTTTGTGGCGGTTGACTGCGGCTCACTGGTGCCAACGTTAATCGAGAGCGAACTCTTCGGCTACGAGAAAGGCGCCTTTACCGGGGCGTTGCGCTCCAAGGCGGGCCTATTTCAATCAGCCGATGGAGGCACGATTTTTCTCGACGAGATCGGCGAACTTCCACAAGAAATGCAGGCCAAGTTGTTACGTGTGCTGCAGGAGAAAGAGGTGCGTCCCGTCGGCAGCAATCAGAAGATCAAGGTGGATGTACGTATAATTGCCGCCACCAATCGGGATCTTGAGGCCTCTTACCGGGCCGGTACCTTCCGAAAGGACCTCTATTTCCGGCTGAATGTGGTTACCGTGCACTTGCCGTGTTTGCGCGACCGGCGTGCCGATATTCCTGAGCTTGTCCAGTGGTTCCTAAGCCGCTATGCGCCCACCCAGCCCATAAAAGTGACTCCTGCGGCCATGAAAGCTCTGCTGCAATACGACTGGCCGGGCAACGTCCGCGAGCTGGAGAACTGCGTAGAGAGAGCTGTGGCGCTCGGTGACCAACAGAGTATTGATTTTCACGATCTTCCCCCTGCTATCCGCTCCCTGTCGGTGCCGGAAGACGGCTTTCCGGAAGTCCCGCCGGCAGTCGTCTCTTCTACCGATCTCGAAGATATTGAGCGCATCACCATCCAACGTGTGTTTGAGCAGGTCAACGGCGACAAGACGATGGCCGGCCAATTGTTGGGTATTAGCCGGGCCACGCTCTACCGTAAGCTGAAGCGCTACGGCATCGGCATGAAAACGGCAGCCGCAGCGGTAGGCAACGGGGACAGTAGCGGGGCCGCGCAGTCCATTTCTGAGCATTGA
- a CDS encoding response regulator — MSNVSAKPRKLPVLVIEDEPSVMAYVQAALERSGYPVVTSGSGVEAIRLLASTPFLGVVSDMRTPGGVDGADVHAWISGHRPELAARVVFITGDIANEETAATLKKTGAPCIEKPFRVQQLIAVVEKTIGKAHD, encoded by the coding sequence ATGAGCAATGTTTCAGCAAAACCTAGGAAGCTACCGGTACTCGTCATTGAGGACGAGCCCTCGGTCATGGCCTACGTGCAAGCGGCGCTGGAGCGCAGCGGATATCCAGTGGTCACCAGCGGCTCCGGGGTCGAGGCCATACGCCTGTTAGCAAGCACACCTTTTCTGGGAGTGGTTTCAGATATGCGGACTCCGGGCGGTGTGGACGGCGCCGATGTGCACGCCTGGATTTCCGGCCACCGCCCTGAACTTGCTGCACGCGTTGTATTTATCACCGGCGACATAGCCAATGAAGAGACCGCAGCCACGCTGAAAAAGACCGGAGCCCCTTGTATCGAAAAGCCATTCCGAGTTCAACAGCTGATTGCAGTTGTCGAAAAAACGATTGGAAAAGCCCATGACTGA